From the genome of Phoenix dactylifera cultivar Barhee BC4 chromosome 5, palm_55x_up_171113_PBpolish2nd_filt_p, whole genome shotgun sequence:
ttaacaatTAATCATAACCTAGAGCCCCATCAGCATGACTTCACTGTTATTATTAGTAAAGATGTAATTTTAATATCTTATTTACTTGCGCAAGATATGTCCGATGcacaaaatttatttaaaagtaTACATTTGATGAAGATCCCACAATCAAGATTATacttaaatattatattaaatttttattgTAAAAAAGTTAAATATTCAAAGTCAGTGATATACTATCTAATTGAAAATCTAAACCTAAAAAATCATGTGTGGTCTCTCTTTTAGTTTGTATAGTTACTTATTATTCGTAATCAATTATGAACGATTGTCCTgagtacatatacatatatatacatacgtaTACATTGTGATAGGACCTAAAAGAGATTATTGGCATCCATGGTCTGGTGGCTTTAGTTTTTAAGGCCCTATTTGGATCTGGTATAAAGATGGTTTATTCCTATTTAAACCCATAATAATAACCAAACATAGCGAGTTGTCTCAATGGTTTAGCTTATTCCCCCATTTTTGTTAATACAAGCTTATCCCAGCTAAACCGAGTGCAGTCTGTACCTAAGGTGGCCTGATGCAGCATTACATCGGGTGTAAGTGCAGAGATTTAGCCTGTGATGATGAGTTGCGGCGATGCTGGCCATTTatgttttatataattttttttgtatcaTCCATGGCCCGAGACATTACATGTCAATGTACATGCAGCCTCCTCATGGACaacattcctctcctcttgtCTCGTCTGCCCTAAGCGATCTATGTAATTAATAAAGAATATATCATATATTTCAACTTTCATTGATAATCCTAAAGCAATTTCATCACCTTACAATGTCATCAAAATACATATACCAATTTAATGAATCTAGAATAATGGGAACTGAAAGAGCAAACTTCCAAATAAAATTCAACCTTATCCACAGATAAAATCCAAACATCAATTTGTTATATTTTGGTGATTGGATCCTATAAGAGTCCAAGATCTCTCAAGGATACAATCCATATTTACGTACTCTCCAGTGGGAATCCTGGTATTCTTGCTAGTCCAAGGATGCCAGGTTGTCTGATGGTCACGGGAGGAATTCCGGATGCTTTGACATCAATGCAACGCCGTAACAAGCCACCCACAGATTTGACATTTAATAATAGCaggtaaagtttttttttacattttttaaaataaatcagGTGCAGGTAGGATTTGAAACAAGATCATGAGTTCCAAGATCTGAAACCTAGTGACTTTCCCAGCACCAGTAACTTAACCGAGTAAGTCAGCACCCTaagagctcgtttggttcgcgggaagcatttttcttcctaggaatatgattcctgaaaacaaattcctaggaagaggatgcctaggaaagtacttttggcatgtttggttgaccatggaaaagtgacaaatttccaaggtgcttatgtttggttggccatccactttcctagaaaagttatacataattcctattatgcccttaataaaatttagatttttagtgcctctttaatgcttctttaatgctgaagggactttttggaaaaaagtaaaaatggagtgattcccgcctcatggaaaagtaacttttccatgtttctcatgggaaagactttcccatgaaatgtgggaatcacattcccacgggaatacaactttcccttctctctcctttgaaaactccaaccaaacaagaggcatctcattactttcccgttgaccatactttcccttcttcttttcccgcgaaccaaacgagccctaaaagaaaaggaaattgtTTCTGTAAAGGTTGACTGGAAAACACAAAGGTTTCTGCAGTTATGATTAAAAAGGACGCCTCTGAGAGCCTTTAGGTTTGAAAGACTAAAAGGCCCAAGGGATCCAAATTTGCTCTGACAAGTCTAACTTGATGACCTGGCATCCAGTGTCTACATCCAGTCATTCTTGAAGAACAGCTTTATTTATGTTATTGATCAATGATGCAGTAAATGTCATGTTAACAACTTTGACAACTTGGAAGATGGCATTTACAAGCAATGGTTAGATAGATAGCATTCATAACTTTTTGTTTCAAACTaggcaaaaagaagaaaaaaaaagaagaaagaaagtatAACTTAACAAATTTTCTTCCCTGTCTGAAAAAAACAATAAGTACATACAGTCACAGTTTCTTTCTAGCATCTGCTACTAATTGCAAAGCTTTATAAAGCAACATCAACTCCCCTTCCTTATAACACTGGCCCCAAGGTATAATGTGCAAGTAAATTGTTCGCAAAGCAGAACGTCTGTGGGTCTATAGCAgcaaagaagaaaacagaagagAGTGCTCCATGAATACACAGCTGCAAACATCAACTACTGTGGTCCATGCCTAGGTTGATGAATTGCCTGGAGCTAACTGAGCTCCTCCTCAGCTTGGAGTGTTTGAAGAGTTCTCTTGGCATAGACCGTGATGGCTGCAGTGGCAGCTATCGCAGCAAAGAAGCCGAGAGCATCATAAATGATCTGCTCCACTGAAAGGAAGCCACCTCTATTGGTAGCGTCTGCCAAGGCCTGGAGCAGTTTCCCACTGTTCTCGCAAGTGATATAcacccaaaagaaaaatagatcaGGTTGCTGCTTGCAAATAGAGACAGTATCTTCACTACTCAAAAGCAAGTATATATCATAAAGCTTCCACAAGGGTCAGGAAAAAGAGAGTGATTGATTGTGTTGATTTTTCACACACAGCCCAGGTTTACTTTTATTTATCTGCTACAGAAGCCTGTGTGCCCTTGTGTCACTAAAACAAGAAATGAAAATGCTTCTTGGCAGCTTCCCACAAGACACCTGAGCAAAAGTTTCAGTGGCCTCTGTAATATGCCAGAAACTCCCTTTTGaaatttcattcaacaaagaccAGAAGGAATACTACCCCAAAGATTCTTCTTGTAATAAACATTAACTATTTATGATTCCTTCACCATGCAGGGgaacaaagaaagattcaaacaaaGCTATATGATTTCGATGGATTGAACTGCGACACTGTTGGTTAACACCGTGAGCTTCACCAACTTTACCATCCAATTCCAAGAACAAGGGCCCTGATCCAAATCAACAACAGATCCATTTCCAATGTGAACCCGCAACCTGGTCAGTAATCAGAGATCTCTTTTCCTTAAATCTGTAGCCTACATTTTTAGGACTAAGAAATCATTATACAAACAGTGTGCTAAAGAAATTATACTGACACATCAAAGCCTGTTTAATTTAAGAATTAACTCTCTCCAGCTCAAGGAATCAGATGGTGGGGCACTGCAGGAGAGAGAACAAAGCAGGGTGCCAAACCTAACATGATGGATCAAAGAGCCACTAACCCCTGCTCCTATTATTATTGAGAATGAGATAAGATTCCCTCAGATCATTTCTTATTAGTCCTCCATATAATTTCTTTTATACCTATCATAATCTCTTCATCTTGCATTCAAAACCTCTTGGCCCCTCCTAAATAGGGTTATCTGTGAAAAGCGGCAGGCATTGTTCATACAGTTTTCCTTCGAATCCTTAAATCTACTTTGTGCCCATCAGGCCCTTTTCACAGATCAACATTTTAATGGATATCAAGGCGGTTCTGCAATGCATCTAACCTATATAATTTGTTTGAACATCCAATCCATCCAGCCCTTTAGGTCATAAAATAAAACAGCAGGTGAAAAAAAGTTATTGGGCAATCGTTTTTAGTCACCTGTTATTGCGTAAAACACCATCCATTTCTCCATTGTGCTTAATTTACTCTGTGCTTTTGTATCATACAGGGCCAGCATTTATACATTAATTCCCAAGAAGATGTAGCATATACCAAACTTAAGGTTGACTGGTTCCTTAATCTAATTAACTAATGTTTTGTAATCTGCAAACAATATGAACGGACAAGCCACCTCTGGAGATCACCTTTTAGTGCCAATTGGAGCTCCCTTGCCTTCTATAAGATTTCAAAAAACAGGAGAACTATCCAGGAAAGCGTGCATTAGACACTGCCAGTACTCCTATTCATTGCCCGAGTACTATAAGTACTTTACCTGCCTGAGTTTCTAGGACCACCCTCTTTCATAGCCTCATATATGGCTTTAAAGGTTTGATTAGGAAGTAATTTGTAAAGTACAATACGCCTCCTTCTTCTGATGTGCTCGTACCATTTGAAATTCTCATGGTATGTTGAGCACGCGAACATTGGGTTATATGAGCTTGGTTGGGAGTAATTTGTGAAGTACAATGAATCCCTTTCTTCGGATGTGCTTGTACCATTTGGCATGTTAAGCAAGCCTGCCTTGGTTTGTTCTGTTACTCTccatatttttaattatgtCACATCTAATTTTAAAGCCTGTTTTCTCCACAGTCACTAAAACCACACAAATTTAACTTTTGGTAAAGCTTTCTCTTTTTTAACAAATTAAAGTCATCCTTATGTAAGGCTCTTTCCCATCATTTCTCCTAGAATGATTCTCATTCAACCAGCTTAGGAAGCATCCATTTTGTTTTTCTGTGATCTGGCTCAATATTCCCACCGCACCTTCACAGTGATTGTGATTCAAATTTCAACTTTCACATCTCTTGCACATGCATTACAGACATTCCTCCATGCTTGTGCTCGCAAACCTCTCTCCATAATGATACTGTCATGCAcaaacacacatacacacacttgGGACTTCAACGGTAAAATGTGAGAGTTCAAGATATGTATACATCTCTTCACACCACATTCTAGATATGTATATACTACTGAAAACAAGAACATCTGCTAGTTTTTCCTCATCCCTTTTCCTGGTAAGCCCCTAACATTAAAATGACTGAAGCATTCTCCATTGCATTAACTCACTCATTTAATTGATTAATGTTTACGTGCCTCTATACAATAAATTTTTAGTAACTGCAAGTTGCACTTGAGCTGAGCCAAGGGTTGCCCACATACAACCAAAAGTTATTTGGGCCTCAAGTTTTAAGCTGTGTCCAACTCGGACCAATAAAATTCAAGCCCAAAGCATTGTCCAACTTGGCCCAGTACGATGGGCCTCAAGGCAGCCTAGTCCCATTTCCAACCCTAAATCAATTAAAGAACTATCCAGAATATTATGCCAAACTATAAAGCATCATTTTGCATTAGTTGTATCACATGATTTATTCATGGAATTACATTCCAAATCTGATGGATATTTTTCATATATACAGATGATGTGTGTATCTGGATGTCCGTATAGTGCTGCATGCATAATAGCAAATCAAGTAAATATTACATATAAAAATGGATTGACATGAGCCAAGTCCTTCAGCCAATCTTTCTTCATGACTCCAATATAACTTAGAACCTAGTGATGAGTAAATAATGTTTTAGCTCCTacttggattaatattataaaaaagaaatatatccAAAGGGTCGCGAGGCCTTTTGAAGACAAATTATGAGGTGGAGAAAGAACTCTGCATGTGCTATTAGCACTATTTCTTTTCAACCCTTTCCAAGAAAGTTAATCGAAAAACACAACCATGACTACAATATTGATGCATAATGCCATGTCTGCACAAGCATGTTAGCAGGTTTAACGATCATATTGAACATCTTCTATTAGTACAAAACAAGCTCAGTTAAATGGACAAGAGTTCATTGAATCATGCAATAGTTCATACTTCATAGGCTTAAGTAGTTTCTGAACAAAACTGTATCTTAATAGTGTATTTGAGACTGCCATGTTGCAAATTTAGCAAATTTATCttaatacatatatgtatatatatatctatatatatatatctaacccTAGGTGGCGACCTAGGGAGGAAATTATGATTGTCCTTCTCACAATGTAAGGCATTACAAAAACTGAGGGTGAGCCTTTGCACAACAATAAAATTATTTCATTGTGGCTTGGACGTTATGGTTCAAAACACGAAAACAGCCTCGCAGTAAGACTATGTACATCTAACCCTCCACAAACCCCGCAATGGCGAAAGCCTCATGCACTCGGCTGCCATTTTTTATGGCATCATGAAATCTTTTTCACACTTAAAAAGTCCAAGATCAAAATGTACAAGATAAAGAAGAAGGATAATAGAATTACTGCCATTGCAGTGACCATCAAGCTATATAGGCCATAGCTAGGGCCGCAAAAAGCCAACACCCAGCATGAAGtagaagaagagggaagaagaggatcGTAGGGAAGTAGAACCCAATAGACTGGAGGGTCATAGCAAACACCCATCAACAAGAAGAAGACAAGGAGGTGGCGTTCAGAACAAAGTTTAGCAAACAAGATGAAGGCAAAAATATGAAAAGTAGGGGAAGCATGGCCAAGTGAAAAAGATGCAATTGTAGGAGAAAGGAAAATCAAtgatggagaagaagaaaaagacaaaGAAGATGCCGAAGATTGGTCTAGAGAAAGAACAgaacaaagaaaggaagaaaagcgaAAAATATATAGCCATCATCGCTGCAACTCATCACCACCGGCTGATCCAGCAAAAAAAGCTATTGACCAGCCTACCAGCAGCTAGCGGGTGGTGGTAGCCTCCATTAATGTCCCATATGGGGTTCAAATagggaagaaaagggaaaaaagaaaccaCTAATGAAGTAAACCCTACAGTGGGCCTAGGCAGCCTGTCTCAATTTGGCATCATCGCTGCAACTCATCACCACTGGCTGATCCAGCAAAAGCTACTGACCAGCCTACCAGCAGCTAGTGGTTGGTGGCAGCCTCCATTACCCTCCAAAAGGTCCCATATGGGGTTCAAATAGGgaggaaaagggaaaaaagaaaccaTTAATGAAGTAAAGCCTACAGTGGGCTTGGCCTAGGCAGCCTGGCTCAATTTGGCACCTAAGCAGCTGCCTTTAACaacattgatatatatatatatatatatatatatatatatatatatatatatatatgcatgcagcATGCTTATATGAAACTTAAACACATATAACTAAACTAGATGTGTCAGACAataagcaaaaaaagaaaatatattgtaAATAGATTTATAATGGCAGCTTTACAACTACtgtacttaaaaataaaaatttaaagaaaaacaaaaaacagaggCACGCATAGTATGAGGGGAATTCCAACCTGTAAATCGTTAGGAAATTCTCAGGCACTGTTCCTATGAGTGAACCACATATGTATGGACCATACTTGACATTTGTTGCCACAGATGAATAATTAAAAATGAGATATGGAAATGGAGAAATCCTCAATAGAGTTACAGCCCTAAACTGATGAAACCAATCTCCTTCACCAGCTATTCTTACTATAGCTGCTTTCTTGGGCCAATTTTCCAACCACCTCTGCAAAAGAATTAAAAGAAGAATCCACTATAGCATTAAACAAATGCAACAAATTTAGAAAACAAACATAGACAAGAAGGGAGGGAAGTAGAGACTAACATGTATTCTATGACGAAAATGAGAACCAATTAAAAATGGCAATGACATGCCTATGCTTGTCCCTGCCATAATTAACAGATAGCCGTAACCATAGCCAAATGTCATCCCAGCTATCCACATACAAGGAGAAGAGGGCACCAATAGAGCAGGAAATAATGCAATAGCAGTAAAAAGTAACAGTCCGAGAACTGGTCTGCTAAAAGTGGTCATTTCCCAGTCCAAAATTGGTACAACCACCTGCCAAAATAACAAATTTAACCCAATGAAGTCAAATGAATGAGAAAAATGGCTAAAGGTTGAGGTATTACCATCATTGTGACATCATTTAATAAAAACAAGCTTCTAGTTTATTTCAATTAATGCTGCCAATTCAATTTAGTTTATGGTTTATAATTTGTGCCTCAAAGGTAAAAACAGTTCTCTACATCAAAACTTGTCTTCTTCCCTCATCCTCTAGATTCTTTCCAAGTTAGAGAACTTTGGATGGTTGCTTCCCAATAGCATGACCTTTAAATATGTAACCAATAAGATGCATACTAACTACAAAATAGTCTTGCAGGCTCCATGGCAAGATTGTCTATCGTTCATAATTTAGCTACAAATTTAGCACCAATTCAGAATGTTGAAATGAGGCTGAGAGTGGATGGATTAAGGTTGCTCCTTGGTTGGTATTCTAGCTGCATTTGCAAGAGGAGATAAGAAaaacaaatttttaaaaaaaacacgtGCTGGATTGTGTGGTCTACAAATTCTGTAGTCCCTCATATAGCTTTAATGTTTGAACAGAAGATTAAAGCTCAAACTTATATTCTGGCAAAGGTATGTTCTTGTGGACTAGCATTAGCCACAGATTCATTATCTCATTTGCACACTGATAAGGAAATTTAAATTAATGACATTTTCACGTTATGAATACAGCTTGAAACCTCTACATAACCATTCAGATGAACTTAGAAGTTGCTGTTGGAAGATTCATTTTCAATCCGAATGAAAGTCTCAAGGCAACTAAAGTGAATTGATTATCTAGGCAACAGAAGGTAATCCATATGGAGTAAAAGTAATATCTGCATGACTTAAGCACAAGGCCTTTacttaattttgaattttagtgTTGTTGCAATTCAGTCAGTATATATTTTATCACTTCTTGTAAGCTCTGTAAGTCAGACATATGGAGTTTCCGGATGGTGCCTTGGATGGCTTAAGAGTTTCTTTGTGCGATGTAATTAATCTAATTCA
Proteins encoded in this window:
- the LOC120110836 gene encoding TVP38/TMEM64 family membrane protein slr0305-like encodes the protein MTYGVQSEDDIVVLGQKMGIGDGSGDYVKLGDLEAGRFVGVPGQCHPKKWNSLWWWMKVVLLSLGLLAGTAAVILCVGPVIIKKVVVPILDWEMTTFSRPVLGLLLFTAIALFPALLVPSSPCMWIAGMTFGYGYGYLLIMAGTSIGMSLPFLIGSHFRHRIHRWLENWPKKAAIVRIAGEGDWFHQFRAVTLLRISPFPYLIFNYSSVATNVKYGPYICGSLIGTVPENFLTIYSGKLLQALADATNRGGFLSVEQIIYDALGFFAAIAATAAITVYAKRTLQTLQAEEELS